One segment of Megachile rotundata isolate GNS110a chromosome 6, iyMegRotu1, whole genome shotgun sequence DNA contains the following:
- the LOC105663106 gene encoding uncharacterized protein LOC105663106 isoform X1 has translation MDTEAKERSRAQAKNLLLRMKQKKKAYYSKRLSKRRLLRNLRKLRNQKAASMSNDDQNNEANQQTDQTKVGEIKADGEHNEIKTNAECNEIKTDAECNETKADDCRIICYQSLPLNNKGSRKCSLNCFPLCKIYEDYKGKLEELKIIKGSMELIDFNEEEQREMSSINGTMQVYAIIPKENEKDILDETQETSNLNNDYEALNQEIMSLSQETIPSSQETISDDTDLECNWIVEKAKPQTQEQPILEGIDFVDFKYVFNQLLTLDDHSNIGCSIRHFKIIGRYRNGLKITYSVKCEMCNQIIHIPCIQQNNDVIDINESAVSATMVLGGGYVQLMEMLACLNVSCMSKQSYDKHRTKIIEAFELAAQWEMEAAGKKERELAIARGDVCPDSGIPWIPVVADGSWMKRSYKGGYYNSPSGVGVIVGYYTKKVLYVGVKNKVCITCRVAAKKKEKPSEHRCFKNWGTTQSSTAMESVAILEGFECSIKMHGLIYSILIADGDSSVYKKILDRDPYKQYSVRVQKIECINHMLRNFGKKIANIGTTGGCQKLRAVVKKNALRLRACIRKAAQYRYNENLPLVEKLERLKADLTNVPSHVFGEHKDCERLAYFCNQYSAPNVINYVPQLKEAGIYKRIEEAMQPLFKNIQSLLYCMNNNAAEVFNAIIAKYIGGKRINFGLKGSYQGRVYAAVVQYNTKEAVSRMCRAINKEPPVLVRKIEERRKSENRRYYISSRRRKRQMCDKDYGPCAEQPEIEEIVFTPEYEKKIAALHKC, from the coding sequence ACGTAAGTTAAGAAACCAAAAAGCGGCCTCTATGTCAAACGACGATCAAAATAATGAAGCAAATCAACAAACTGACCAAACTAAAGTTGGCGAAATAAAAGCAGATGGTGAACACAACGAAATAAAAACAAATGCCGAATGCAACGAAATAAAAACAGATGCTGAATGCAACGAAACAAAAGCAGATGATTGTAGAATTATCTGCTACCAAAGTCTTCCACTCAATAATAAAGGCTCTCGCAAGTGCAGTCTAAACTGTTTTCCTCtatgtaaaatatatgaagACTATAAAGGAAAGCTCGAGGagcttaaaattattaaaggaaGTATGGAACTAATCGACTTCAATGAAGAGGAACAACGTGAAATGAGCAGCATCAACGGAACTATGCAAGTATACGCTATAATACCGAAAGAGAATGAAAAAGATATATTGGATGAAACGCAAGAAACATCAAATCTAAATAATGATTACGAGGCTTTAAATCAAGAAATTATGTCTTTAAGCCAAGAGACTATACCTTCGAGTCAGGAAACTATTTCGGATGATACTGACCTCGAATGCAATTGGATAGTAGAAAAAGCAAAACCGCAAACGCAGGAACAACCAATTTTGGAAGGAATAGATTTTGTCGattttaaatatgtttttaaTCAATTATTAACACTCGACGATCATTCCAACATCGGATGCAGCATTcgacattttaaaataattggaCGTTACCGGAATGGACTGAAAATAACATATTCTGTAAAATGTGAAATGTGCAATCAGATAATACATATACCATGCATTCAACAGAATAATGACGTTATAGATATCAATGAGAGCGCTGTTTCCGCGACAATGGTATTAGGCGGCGGATATGTTCAACTGATGGAGATGTTGGCTTGTCTGAATGTGTCGTGTATGTCCAAACAATCATACGACAAACACAGAACAAAAATAATAGAGGCCTTCGAACTGGCTGCACAGTGGGAAATGGAAGCTGCTGGTAAAAAAGAGAGAGAACTAGCTATAGCAAGAGGTGATGTATGTCCAGACTCTGGCATACCATGGATTCCAGTTGTCGCTGATGGTAGCTGGATGAAAAGATCATACAAAGGTGGTTATTATAATTCTCCTTCCGGTGTAGGAGTTATTGTTGGATATTATACAAAGAAAGTGTTATATGTTGGCGTAAAGAATAAAGTCTGCATAACTTGCCGGGTAGCGgctaagaaaaaagaaaaacctAGCGAGCATCGTTGCTTCAAAAATTGGGGTACAACTCAGAGTTCAACTGCAATGGAAAGCGTTGCTATTTTGGAGGGATTTGAATGCAGCATAAAAATGCACGGCCTGatatattcaatattaattGCCGATGGTGATAGCAGTGTCTACAAAAAGATATTGGACCGTGATCCGTATAAACAGTACTCGGTGCGTGTACAAAAAATTGAATGTATCAATCACATGCTACGCAATTTCGGTAAGAAAATTGCTAATATCGGCACTACAGGTGGGTGCCAAAAATTAAGAGCTGTCGTAAAAAAAAACGCTCTCCGTCTGCGCGCTTGTATAAGGAAAGCTGCACAATACCGCTATAACGAAAACCTGCCACTGgttgaaaaacttgaaagacTAAAAGCAGATTTAACTAACGTGCCTAGCCACGTTTTCGGAGAACACAAGGACTGTGAAAGATTGGCATATTTCTGCAACCAGTACTCTGCTCCCAACGTAATAAACTATGTTCCGCAACTGAAGGAAGCAGGTATTTATAAACGTATAGAGGAAGCCATGCAGCCGCTTTTCAAGAATATTCAAAGTTTGCTGTACTGTATGAATAATAATGCAGCAGAAGTCTTTAATGCCATCATCGCGAAATACATTGGTGGCAAACGAATAAACTTTGGATTAAAAGGCTCGTATCAGGGTAGGGTTTACGCTGCTGTCGTTCAGTACAATACAAAAGAGGCAGTGAGCCGAATGTGTAGAGCAATAAATAAGGAACCGCCAGTCCTTGTCAGGAAGATTGAAGAACGACGTAAAAGCGAGAATAGAAGATATTATATATCTTCCAGGCGGCGTAAAAGACAAATGTGTGATAAGGATTACGGTCCTTGTGCGGAACAACCTGAGATAGAAGAAATAGTTTTCACTCCCGAGTATGAGAAAAAAATAGCAGCACTCCACAAATGTTAA
- the LOC105663106 gene encoding uncharacterized protein LOC105663106 isoform X2, translating to MSNDDQNNEANQQTDQTKVGEIKADGEHNEIKTNAECNEIKTDAECNETKADDCRIICYQSLPLNNKGSRKCSLNCFPLCKIYEDYKGKLEELKIIKGSMELIDFNEEEQREMSSINGTMQVYAIIPKENEKDILDETQETSNLNNDYEALNQEIMSLSQETIPSSQETISDDTDLECNWIVEKAKPQTQEQPILEGIDFVDFKYVFNQLLTLDDHSNIGCSIRHFKIIGRYRNGLKITYSVKCEMCNQIIHIPCIQQNNDVIDINESAVSATMVLGGGYVQLMEMLACLNVSCMSKQSYDKHRTKIIEAFELAAQWEMEAAGKKERELAIARGDVCPDSGIPWIPVVADGSWMKRSYKGGYYNSPSGVGVIVGYYTKKVLYVGVKNKVCITCRVAAKKKEKPSEHRCFKNWGTTQSSTAMESVAILEGFECSIKMHGLIYSILIADGDSSVYKKILDRDPYKQYSVRVQKIECINHMLRNFGKKIANIGTTGGCQKLRAVVKKNALRLRACIRKAAQYRYNENLPLVEKLERLKADLTNVPSHVFGEHKDCERLAYFCNQYSAPNVINYVPQLKEAGIYKRIEEAMQPLFKNIQSLLYCMNNNAAEVFNAIIAKYIGGKRINFGLKGSYQGRVYAAVVQYNTKEAVSRMCRAINKEPPVLVRKIEERRKSENRRYYISSRRRKRQMCDKDYGPCAEQPEIEEIVFTPEYEKKIAALHKC from the coding sequence ATGTCAAACGACGATCAAAATAATGAAGCAAATCAACAAACTGACCAAACTAAAGTTGGCGAAATAAAAGCAGATGGTGAACACAACGAAATAAAAACAAATGCCGAATGCAACGAAATAAAAACAGATGCTGAATGCAACGAAACAAAAGCAGATGATTGTAGAATTATCTGCTACCAAAGTCTTCCACTCAATAATAAAGGCTCTCGCAAGTGCAGTCTAAACTGTTTTCCTCtatgtaaaatatatgaagACTATAAAGGAAAGCTCGAGGagcttaaaattattaaaggaaGTATGGAACTAATCGACTTCAATGAAGAGGAACAACGTGAAATGAGCAGCATCAACGGAACTATGCAAGTATACGCTATAATACCGAAAGAGAATGAAAAAGATATATTGGATGAAACGCAAGAAACATCAAATCTAAATAATGATTACGAGGCTTTAAATCAAGAAATTATGTCTTTAAGCCAAGAGACTATACCTTCGAGTCAGGAAACTATTTCGGATGATACTGACCTCGAATGCAATTGGATAGTAGAAAAAGCAAAACCGCAAACGCAGGAACAACCAATTTTGGAAGGAATAGATTTTGTCGattttaaatatgtttttaaTCAATTATTAACACTCGACGATCATTCCAACATCGGATGCAGCATTcgacattttaaaataattggaCGTTACCGGAATGGACTGAAAATAACATATTCTGTAAAATGTGAAATGTGCAATCAGATAATACATATACCATGCATTCAACAGAATAATGACGTTATAGATATCAATGAGAGCGCTGTTTCCGCGACAATGGTATTAGGCGGCGGATATGTTCAACTGATGGAGATGTTGGCTTGTCTGAATGTGTCGTGTATGTCCAAACAATCATACGACAAACACAGAACAAAAATAATAGAGGCCTTCGAACTGGCTGCACAGTGGGAAATGGAAGCTGCTGGTAAAAAAGAGAGAGAACTAGCTATAGCAAGAGGTGATGTATGTCCAGACTCTGGCATACCATGGATTCCAGTTGTCGCTGATGGTAGCTGGATGAAAAGATCATACAAAGGTGGTTATTATAATTCTCCTTCCGGTGTAGGAGTTATTGTTGGATATTATACAAAGAAAGTGTTATATGTTGGCGTAAAGAATAAAGTCTGCATAACTTGCCGGGTAGCGgctaagaaaaaagaaaaacctAGCGAGCATCGTTGCTTCAAAAATTGGGGTACAACTCAGAGTTCAACTGCAATGGAAAGCGTTGCTATTTTGGAGGGATTTGAATGCAGCATAAAAATGCACGGCCTGatatattcaatattaattGCCGATGGTGATAGCAGTGTCTACAAAAAGATATTGGACCGTGATCCGTATAAACAGTACTCGGTGCGTGTACAAAAAATTGAATGTATCAATCACATGCTACGCAATTTCGGTAAGAAAATTGCTAATATCGGCACTACAGGTGGGTGCCAAAAATTAAGAGCTGTCGTAAAAAAAAACGCTCTCCGTCTGCGCGCTTGTATAAGGAAAGCTGCACAATACCGCTATAACGAAAACCTGCCACTGgttgaaaaacttgaaagacTAAAAGCAGATTTAACTAACGTGCCTAGCCACGTTTTCGGAGAACACAAGGACTGTGAAAGATTGGCATATTTCTGCAACCAGTACTCTGCTCCCAACGTAATAAACTATGTTCCGCAACTGAAGGAAGCAGGTATTTATAAACGTATAGAGGAAGCCATGCAGCCGCTTTTCAAGAATATTCAAAGTTTGCTGTACTGTATGAATAATAATGCAGCAGAAGTCTTTAATGCCATCATCGCGAAATACATTGGTGGCAAACGAATAAACTTTGGATTAAAAGGCTCGTATCAGGGTAGGGTTTACGCTGCTGTCGTTCAGTACAATACAAAAGAGGCAGTGAGCCGAATGTGTAGAGCAATAAATAAGGAACCGCCAGTCCTTGTCAGGAAGATTGAAGAACGACGTAAAAGCGAGAATAGAAGATATTATATATCTTCCAGGCGGCGTAAAAGACAAATGTGTGATAAGGATTACGGTCCTTGTGCGGAACAACCTGAGATAGAAGAAATAGTTTTCACTCCCGAGTATGAGAAAAAAATAGCAGCACTCCACAAATGTTAA